A part of Gemmatimonas groenlandica genomic DNA contains:
- a CDS encoding lysylphosphatidylglycerol synthase transmembrane domain-containing protein produces the protein MSAVRWFVTALSFAAMLGVSAWVVASHWPAGGMPWLAWPVHAAALATVTAEIITRALKIQASARACGIPLRFGTAVRVCLAGDFAAAITPARSGAEPSRFLVLAESGTGPAARVLILFLELFLEMWSLMLVCGVLAVLFAGRGASVAGLLSLVGGYSSFVLGVGAAGLLLSKRNANGPPPAWARRIGIHAGRWRAVQRTLRALRESVQSLRRADPALMLLAFGGSVLHVLFKVATLPILVFVGDPSFPLTMDALAPLVLWPLALFYGGVVVPAPGGGGFIEGAFAATLSSAIPAGIFAASLLWWRFYTFYLYLLVGGAAAGDAALRALRRPA, from the coding sequence ATGTCTGCTGTGCGATGGTTCGTGACTGCCCTGTCGTTCGCCGCCATGCTTGGGGTGTCGGCGTGGGTGGTGGCCTCGCATTGGCCCGCAGGGGGCATGCCGTGGCTGGCCTGGCCGGTGCATGCCGCGGCGTTGGCCACGGTCACGGCCGAGATCATTACCCGCGCCCTCAAGATTCAGGCATCGGCGCGGGCGTGCGGGATCCCGCTGCGCTTCGGGACCGCGGTGCGGGTCTGCCTGGCCGGTGACTTCGCGGCGGCTATCACGCCGGCCCGTTCGGGCGCGGAGCCATCGCGGTTTCTCGTGCTGGCCGAGAGCGGCACCGGTCCTGCGGCACGGGTGCTGATTCTCTTTCTCGAACTGTTTCTCGAGATGTGGTCGCTGATGCTCGTGTGCGGCGTGCTGGCGGTGCTCTTCGCCGGACGTGGCGCGTCGGTGGCCGGGCTGCTCAGCCTTGTGGGTGGCTACAGCAGTTTCGTGCTGGGCGTCGGGGCGGCGGGTCTGCTGCTCTCGAAGCGGAACGCCAACGGGCCGCCCCCGGCGTGGGCGCGGCGCATTGGGATACATGCCGGTCGCTGGCGGGCCGTGCAGCGCACGCTGCGCGCGCTGCGGGAATCGGTGCAGTCGCTTCGTCGGGCCGACCCGGCGCTGATGCTGCTGGCCTTCGGCGGCTCGGTGCTGCACGTGCTCTTCAAGGTGGCTACGTTGCCGATTCTTGTGTTTGTGGGCGACCCGTCGTTCCCGCTCACCATGGACGCGCTGGCCCCGCTGGTGCTCTGGCCGTTGGCGCTCTTTTACGGGGGCGTGGTGGTGCCGGCACCCGGCGGCGGTGGGTTTATCGAAGGCGCCTTCGCCGCCACGCTCAGTTCGGCGATCCCGGCGGGTATCTTTGCCGCATCGCTGCTCTGGTGGCGGTTCTACACGTTCTATCTGTATCTCCTCGTTGGTGGGGCGGCGGCCGGTGATGCCGCCCTGCGAGCGCTGCGTCGTCCGGCCTGA